Below is a genomic region from Actinoallomurus bryophytorum.
CGGGGCGTTCATGAGCTTCAGCTTCTAGACGCGTCCGCGGTCAGCTCGGTGCAGGCGGCTGGGACCGTTCCCAGCGATGGACGACCCAGTCGCCCACTCGGATGGCGAGTCCCGCGCCGCACGTCTTCTCGACCACGGCGATGTCCTTGAACGCGTTGACCATGTCGCCGAGCTCGATCAGCGTCCGTTTGTCGCCGTGCTTGGCCAGGCGGGGCAGCACATCGAGCTCTTCGTCGAGGACCGACCGGCGTCCCTCGGCGATGAGTCGGGTGATCAGTGCGTCGAAGGCGTGGCTGGCCGGTTCGGCCTCGCTCAGGCCGACCAGGATCTGCTCGACCCTGCCGTCCACGTCGTGGTGGCGAGCGGCATCGACGGTGCCTTCAGGCAAAATCTTGTGGATTGCCGGATACAGAAAAAGCTCTTCGGCAACCATGTGCCGCATCAACTGGCCGATCAGCTCGTCGGCGAGCTGGCGGCGGTTTTCGCCAGGTGTCACCAGCCGTACGAGCAGGTTCGTGATGTGATTGTGGTCACGGATGAGCACACCACTCAACGAACGGTCATCGACGCCCATCGGGCCCCC
It encodes:
- a CDS encoding hemerythrin domain-containing protein, coding for MGVDDRSLSGVLIRDHNHITNLLVRLVTPGENRRQLADELIGQLMRHMVAEELFLYPAIHKILPEGTVDAARHHDVDGRVEQILVGLSEAEPASHAFDALITRLIAEGRRSVLDEELDVLPRLAKHGDKRTLIELGDMVNAFKDIAVVEKTCGAGLAIRVGDWVVHRWERSQPPAPS